One window from the genome of Schistocerca piceifrons isolate TAMUIC-IGC-003096 chromosome 1, iqSchPice1.1, whole genome shotgun sequence encodes:
- the LOC124798198 gene encoding nucleolar protein 16 yields the protein MTKIRKQKRKKRYRYNVNRKRQSKRQKKGVTIPCKEIKNAWESGKSVQENMADMGLAYDPNKVLPIPTVRERIVPREETEEKPEPMETEGPRKLYVAENLEAAAKAPRVKKFALPKSQCEWLTYMIKKYGEDYKAMVRDAKNTNQYTWKQIRAKIKVFKGIPEQYSSYISSEDKLTT from the exons ATGACGAAAATACGTAAACAGAAGAGGAAGAAGCGTTATCGTTATAATGTGAACCGTAAGAGACAGAGCAAACGACAAAAAAAGGGCGTTACTATTCCATG CAAGGAAATTAAGAATGCTTGGGAGTCAGGAAAATCTGTGCAAGAAAATATGGCAGATATGGGCTTAGCTTATGATCCTAATAAAGTCCTTCCAATACCCACTGTCAGAGAGAGAATTGTACCAagggaagaaacagaagaaaagccaGAACCTATGGAGACAGAAGGCCCACGAAAACTGTATGTTGCAGAAAACTTAGAAGCTGCAGCAAAAGCACCACGAGTCAAAAAATTTGCTCTCCCCAAGAGTCAGTGTGAATGGCTTACGTACATGATTAAAAAGTATGGTGAAGATTACAAA GCAATGGTGAGAGatgcaaaaaacactaatcagtaTACGTGGAAACAGATAAGGGCCAAAATAAAAGTCTTCAAAGGTATCCCAGAACAGTACAGCAGTTACATCAGCTCTGAAGATAAGCTTACAACTTAA